A window of the Thalassospira indica genome harbors these coding sequences:
- a CDS encoding glutathione S-transferase family protein, whose amino-acid sequence MSSYHLIGHRLCPYVQRVAMVLSQNGIAHKRTDIALDAKPDWFLALSPTGNVPVLVVDDERTLFEAAAICQYLETITGKKPCGADAYDLALAQAVVAIGDKLLSLTADLIYRDLSESSVDATMHQIHKQMSIVSDLISPQALDADRELSMLDIVFATVFRPFALIAVGLNRDLFAGFPGLRGWASDLAKHETVRNAVPATYYRELHEFIACKDGYLANRLRMIPQDNIMLASPSR is encoded by the coding sequence ATGTCATCATATCATTTGATTGGTCATCGGCTTTGCCCCTATGTCCAGCGTGTGGCGATGGTTCTGTCGCAAAATGGCATTGCCCATAAACGCACCGACATTGCCCTTGATGCCAAGCCGGACTGGTTTCTGGCACTGAGTCCGACGGGAAACGTTCCTGTTCTGGTGGTTGATGATGAGCGGACCTTGTTTGAGGCCGCAGCCATCTGCCAGTACCTTGAGACAATTACGGGTAAAAAACCGTGTGGGGCGGATGCCTATGACCTTGCCTTGGCGCAGGCGGTGGTTGCGATAGGGGATAAGTTATTATCCCTTACCGCGGATCTGATTTATCGCGATCTGTCTGAAAGCAGCGTCGATGCGACGATGCATCAGATCCACAAACAGATGTCGATTGTGTCGGATCTGATATCGCCACAGGCCCTGGACGCGGACAGAGAGCTTTCGATGCTTGATATCGTTTTTGCGACGGTTTTTCGGCCGTTTGCCCTGATCGCGGTCGGGCTCAACCGGGATCTGTTTGCCGGCTTTCCCGGGTTGCGTGGCTGGGCAAGCGATTTGGCCAAGCACGAGACGGTCCGAAACGCAGTGCCCGCCACCTATTATCGGGAACTGCACGAATTCATCGCGTGCAAGGACGGATATCTGGCAAACCGTTTACGCATGATACCGCAAGACAACATCATGCTTGCATCACCAAGTCGGTGA